One stretch of Chloroflexota bacterium DNA includes these proteins:
- a CDS encoding helicase-associated domain-containing protein, with protein sequence MRELAECLLDYSVARLRALAAARGIDLPTNNRVQAARFLADQMLRPESVAEALEILNPQEREALETVQAAGGRVRADPFMRRFGEIRPMGDGRLMLEQPWLAPVSATERLWFLGFLFKAFADYADERVAFLFIPSDVLPLLPPPRAQAGLPFEPRDPPAQVWRALDTASVDVCTFLAYVQNHQPRYVRGRGLSPQDESAWRRRWVWRPMSPPPFATFVPMRAQWLLRVVGRLKLVRRAGDRIRPASDAARAWLSAPTPTRQSQMWSAWVADEGWDELRRIAEIRCEGSGWSHDPVRTRQRLLDLLKGCEAGTWYSLKQVAQTIREYAPDFQRTGGDYESWYIRDVKTGQYLRGFEHWDEVEGRLIAQIVAGAMHYVGAADLGRDAQTGDVLFALTEWGWAWLHGGEVEPAAEFAPITVGDDGRVRWPADGNLLHRFQLERFATWVSDGDGAVYEIKPVSLARILSQGVNVDAVVKFIAQASAGQAPEGILARIREWAMRRGRARLSRAVLLEADSAEILAEIRADPEIGPLLGQTVGPSCVRVPEAHRRRVEALLRSKGFIA encoded by the coding sequence ATGCGAGAACTGGCGGAATGCTTGTTGGACTACTCGGTGGCGCGGCTGCGCGCACTGGCGGCGGCGCGGGGCATAGACCTGCCCACCAACAATCGGGTGCAGGCGGCGCGCTTCCTGGCCGACCAGATGCTGCGCCCTGAATCCGTGGCCGAGGCGCTGGAAATCCTGAACCCCCAGGAGCGCGAGGCGCTGGAGACGGTGCAGGCGGCGGGGGGCAGGGTGCGGGCCGACCCGTTCATGCGGCGATTCGGGGAGATTCGCCCCATGGGCGACGGCAGGCTGATGCTGGAACAACCCTGGCTTGCGCCTGTCAGCGCCACCGAGCGGCTGTGGTTCCTGGGATTTCTCTTCAAGGCGTTCGCCGACTATGCGGACGAGCGCGTGGCGTTTTTGTTCATCCCCTCGGACGTGCTGCCTCTGCTGCCGCCGCCCAGGGCGCAGGCGGGCTTGCCGTTTGAGCCGCGCGACCCGCCTGCACAGGTATGGCGAGCGCTGGATACGGCATCGGTGGACGTGTGCACGTTCCTGGCCTACGTGCAGAACCACCAGCCTCGCTACGTGCGCGGGCGCGGGCTTTCGCCCCAGGATGAGTCGGCGTGGCGGCGGCGCTGGGTTTGGCGGCCCATGTCCCCGCCCCCGTTCGCGACGTTCGTGCCTATGCGTGCGCAGTGGCTGCTTCGCGTCGTCGGGCGGCTGAAGTTGGTGCGCAGGGCAGGCGACCGAATCAGGCCGGCGTCGGATGCGGCGCGAGCCTGGTTGAGCGCGCCCACACCCACACGGCAAAGTCAAATGTGGTCGGCGTGGGTGGCCGACGAAGGCTGGGATGAATTGCGGCGCATCGCGGAGATTCGCTGCGAAGGGAGCGGCTGGAGCCACGACCCCGTGCGCACGCGCCAGCGGCTTCTGGACTTGCTGAAGGGGTGCGAGGCTGGAACTTGGTATTCGCTCAAGCAGGTGGCGCAGACGATCCGCGAGTACGCGCCTGACTTTCAGCGCACGGGCGGCGACTACGAATCCTGGTACATTCGGGATGTGAAAACGGGCCAGTACCTCAGGGGGTTTGAGCACTGGGATGAGGTGGAGGGCCGCCTGATTGCGCAAATTGTCGCAGGGGCGATGCACTACGTGGGCGCGGCGGACCTGGGCCGCGATGCTCAGACGGGCGACGTGCTCTTCGCGCTCACCGAGTGGGGATGGGCGTGGCTGCATGGCGGCGAGGTGGAGCCAGCGGCGGAGTTCGCGCCGATCACGGTTGGGGACGACGGGCGGGTGCGCTGGCCCGCCGACGGGAATCTCCTGCACCGCTTCCAGTTGGAGCGCTTTGCCACGTGGGTGAGCGACGGCGACGGCGCAGTGTACGAGATCAAGCCCGTGTCGCTGGCGCGGATTCTGAGCCAGGGCGTGAACGTGGACGCGGTGGTGAAGTTTATCGCGCAGGCGAGCGCGGGGCAGGCCCCCGAGGGCATCCTGGCGCGCATTCGCGAGTGGGCGATGCGCAGGGGCCGAGCGCGGTTGTCCCGCGCCGTGCTCCTGGAGGCGGACTCGGCAGAGATTCTGGCGGAGATTCGCGCCGACCCGGAGATCGGGCCGCTGTTGGGCCAGACTGTCGGGCCGTCGTGCGTGCGCGTGCCCGAGGCGCATCGGCGGCGGGTTGAGGCGCTTCTGCGCAGCAAGGGGTTTATCGCGTAG
- a CDS encoding DUF1232 domain-containing protein — MRMEVIGMSEYAPKNKVGFVTALWNRVRLAWRLFRDPRVPLWPKIVVPTVALAYVIFPLDILPDLTPFVGQLDDLTLLALGLQAFISLCPRDVAAEHMARLRGASVKPAPEGEVVEGEYTVHQD, encoded by the coding sequence ATGCGCATGGAGGTGATCGGCATGTCCGAATACGCGCCCAAGAACAAGGTCGGATTCGTAACCGCGCTCTGGAATCGGGTGCGGCTCGCGTGGAGGCTGTTCCGCGACCCGCGCGTGCCTCTGTGGCCCAAAATCGTGGTTCCCACTGTCGCGCTCGCCTACGTGATCTTCCCGCTGGACATCCTGCCCGATCTCACGCCCTTCGTGGGCCAACTGGACGACCTGACGCTCCTGGCCCTGGGCCTGCAGGCCTTCATCTCCCTCTGCCCCAGGGACGTGGCCGCCGAGCACATGGCGCGCCTGCGGGGCGCCTCTGTGAAGCCTGCCCCCGAAGGCGAAGTGGTGGAAGGCGAGTACACCGTCCACCAGGATTGA
- a CDS encoding indolepyruvate oxidoreductase subunit beta, translating to MKSVDFTVVGVGGQGTLLASDVIAQVGLEAGLEAKKSEVHGMAQRGGSVISHVRWSEKVYSPLIGKGEADFLVAFEKLEALRHVDWLKPGGVALVNDQEIPPVAVSSGGAEYPSDERFLAAFKAVTDRLYLIPSLKVAQEVGSARVNNVVMLGALSTLLDVDAAVWRAAIEERVPPKYVEMNLRAFDRGRTLIK from the coding sequence ATGAAGAGCGTAGATTTCACTGTCGTCGGTGTGGGCGGTCAGGGCACGCTCCTTGCCAGCGACGTGATCGCGCAGGTTGGGCTTGAGGCTGGCCTGGAAGCCAAGAAGTCGGAAGTGCACGGGATGGCCCAGCGGGGCGGCAGCGTCATCAGCCACGTGCGCTGGAGCGAGAAGGTGTATTCCCCGCTCATCGGCAAGGGCGAGGCCGATTTCCTTGTGGCGTTTGAGAAACTGGAGGCGCTGCGCCACGTGGATTGGCTGAAGCCTGGCGGCGTGGCGCTGGTCAACGATCAGGAGATTCCGCCGGTGGCGGTGAGTTCAGGCGGGGCCGAGTACCCGTCGGACGAGCGGTTTCTGGCCGCGTTCAAGGCGGTTACCGATAGGCTCTACCTTATTCCCAGCCTGAAGGTGGCCCAGGAGGTTGGAAGCGCCCGCGTGAACAACGTGGTGATGCTGGGGGCGCTGTCGACGCTGCTGGATGTGGACGCGGCGGTGTGGCGCGCCGCGATAGAGGAGCGGGTGCCGCCCAAGTACGTGGAGATGAACCTGCGGGCCTTTGATCGGGGGCGCACCCTGATCAAGTAG
- the iorA gene encoding indolepyruvate ferredoxin oxidoreductase subunit alpha, translated as MRKLLSGNEAIARGAWEYGVAVASAYPGTPSTEILEEFARYPNVYAEWATNEKVALDVAIGAAYAGRRAMSTMKHVGLNVAADAFFYASMTGIEGGLVIVSADDPSMHSSQNEQDNRNFGKFARVPVVEPVDSQEAKDLVGAALDISERFDTPVMLRITTRIAHSSTPVELGERREGPPPLPTYPRKFEKYVMLPVNARKRHPVIEERIRKLTEFAETFPFNRIEWGDRSLGIVTCGVAYQYAKEIFPTASILKLGMTYPIPPKMVREFVGQVERAIVLEELDPFVENEIKLLGIWVEGKSIFSGIGEMDPRTVREQAVAAGLLPESVRKTYIVPDVGSLPGRPPVLCPGCPHRGFYVITRKLKLPINGDIGCYTLGALPPLNSTDTCGCMGASIGVAHGADKAGSPERNIAVLGDSTFFHTGMPALLNVAYNKGKAITVVLDNRVTAMTGHQDNPGTGRTLQGQETKEIEFEPLLRALGMDHVQTLDAFDLREVERALREALKRDEASALVVRGECALLPEARKRYVPLRVDEERCNGCGLCFRVGCPAIVKRPDGKASIDALLCTGCEVCAQVCGRKAILFRAQVLEQSEA; from the coding sequence ATGCGAAAATTGCTGTCGGGAAATGAGGCGATCGCGCGCGGCGCGTGGGAGTACGGCGTGGCCGTGGCGTCGGCCTATCCGGGGACACCGAGTACCGAGATTCTGGAGGAGTTTGCGCGTTACCCCAACGTGTACGCCGAGTGGGCCACCAACGAGAAGGTGGCGCTGGACGTAGCCATCGGGGCGGCGTATGCGGGCCGGCGCGCCATGTCCACCATGAAGCACGTGGGCCTGAACGTGGCCGCCGATGCGTTCTTCTACGCGTCCATGACAGGCATAGAAGGCGGGCTGGTCATCGTGTCTGCCGACGATCCGTCCATGCACAGTTCGCAGAACGAGCAGGACAACCGCAACTTTGGTAAGTTCGCCCGCGTGCCGGTGGTGGAGCCGGTGGACAGCCAGGAGGCGAAAGATTTGGTGGGCGCGGCGCTGGACATCAGCGAGCGGTTTGACACGCCGGTCATGCTGCGCATCACGACACGCATCGCCCATTCCAGCACGCCGGTGGAACTGGGCGAGCGTCGGGAAGGCCCGCCCCCGCTGCCGACCTATCCGCGCAAGTTTGAGAAGTATGTGATGCTGCCGGTGAACGCGCGCAAGCGGCATCCGGTCATTGAGGAGCGCATCCGCAAACTCACGGAGTTCGCGGAGACTTTCCCGTTCAACCGCATTGAGTGGGGCGACCGAAGCCTGGGGATCGTAACGTGCGGCGTGGCCTATCAGTACGCCAAGGAAATCTTCCCCACGGCATCCATCCTGAAGTTGGGGATGACCTACCCGATACCGCCGAAGATGGTGCGGGAGTTCGTGGGGCAGGTGGAGCGGGCCATCGTCCTGGAGGAATTGGATCCCTTCGTGGAGAACGAGATCAAACTGCTGGGCATCTGGGTGGAGGGAAAGTCCATCTTCTCGGGCATTGGCGAGATGGATCCGCGCACGGTTCGCGAGCAGGCCGTCGCAGCGGGCCTGCTGCCCGAGTCGGTGCGGAAGACGTACATCGTGCCCGACGTGGGGAGCCTGCCCGGACGGCCGCCGGTGCTGTGTCCCGGGTGCCCGCATCGGGGGTTCTACGTCATCACGCGGAAACTGAAACTGCCCATCAACGGCGACATCGGGTGCTATACGCTGGGCGCGCTGCCCCCGCTGAATTCCACGGATACGTGCGGGTGCATGGGGGCCAGCATCGGGGTGGCCCACGGCGCCGACAAGGCCGGTTCGCCCGAGCGCAACATCGCTGTGCTGGGCGATTCCACGTTCTTCCACACGGGCATGCCGGCGCTGCTGAACGTGGCCTACAACAAAGGCAAGGCGATTACCGTCGTGCTGGACAACCGCGTAACGGCCATGACCGGCCACCAGGACAACCCGGGCACCGGCCGCACGCTCCAAGGCCAGGAGACGAAGGAGATTGAGTTTGAGCCGCTGCTGCGGGCGCTGGGGATGGATCACGTGCAGACGCTGGACGCCTTTGATCTGCGCGAGGTGGAGCGGGCGCTGCGAGAGGCGCTGAAGCGGGACGAGGCGTCGGCGCTGGTGGTTCGGGGCGAGTGCGCACTGCTGCCCGAGGCGCGCAAGCGGTACGTGCCGTTGCGGGTGGACGAGGAGCGGTGCAACGGGTGCGGGCTGTGCTTCCGGGTCGGCTGCCCGGCCATCGTGAAGCGCCCCGACGGTAAGGCGTCCATTGATGCGCTGCTGTGCACGGGGTGCGAGGTGTGCGCGCAGGTGTGCGGGCGCAAGGCCATCCTGTTCCGGGCGCAGGTTCTGGAGCAGTCGGAGGCTTGA
- a CDS encoding DUF4910 domain-containing protein, which produces MFDSLMATLRKEISGAAAKNHVAEITRYHRIQASPGFRAAAQHVAETLRDAGLEVRVLSYPADGATAFWSMRTFLEWDCKAATLHLLGEDGQPTEKLADYRDEKISVIQRSAPADGDFEVVALEGGEERADYEGLDLEGKVVLARAPMDRIMDLAVRERGAAGVLFDGMMKTPPVRERIDLPDARQYTSFWFRGGEHLSVFGFVLTPRQGDTLRERCRKARAEGKAVRVRVHVDSSRYAGQMEVVEAVIRGETAEEVLLVAHLCHPQPSANDNASGAGALMEVARALAACVADGRLAKPRRTLRFLWVPEMSGTYAYLASREQDIPLMVAGLNLDMVGEDQDQCGSSLLVESPPASMSSFAPTVARHIRDLLLGDAKSHAGQGEFPLYRYADTPFSGGSDHYILSDPSVGVPTPMIIQWPDRYYHTSEDTLDKVSPKMMGTVAALAAAYGYWVANAGPKEAEWLAHEMTARFKVDILRRAQAAMAAGSSKGSVAKLRREVAFATARQSEALATLRRLAPVDVAPFQAECAAFADGELRRAASFLGEEAGEPGAPPSGEWEEKAASLIPVRRFRGPLSVGDLLIKPGDREAFHRFSKEHEAFGRTMPVLALYWADGERSLSDIADLLEAETGSRQTQALVQYFELLARVGGVELRRRGDG; this is translated from the coding sequence ATGTTTGACTCATTGATGGCAACGCTTCGCAAGGAGATTTCGGGGGCGGCGGCGAAAAACCACGTGGCCGAGATTACCCGCTACCATCGCATTCAGGCCAGCCCCGGATTCCGCGCGGCGGCGCAGCACGTCGCGGAGACGCTCAGGGACGCGGGCCTGGAGGTGCGCGTTCTGTCGTATCCTGCCGACGGCGCAACGGCCTTCTGGTCCATGCGCACGTTCCTGGAATGGGATTGCAAGGCGGCGACGCTCCACCTGCTGGGGGAAGACGGTCAGCCGACGGAGAAACTGGCGGACTATCGTGACGAGAAGATTTCGGTGATCCAGCGGAGCGCGCCCGCGGACGGGGATTTTGAAGTTGTGGCGCTGGAGGGGGGCGAGGAGCGTGCCGACTACGAGGGCCTGGACCTGGAGGGCAAGGTGGTGCTGGCGCGCGCACCCATGGACCGCATCATGGATTTGGCGGTTCGGGAGCGCGGGGCGGCGGGCGTGCTGTTTGACGGGATGATGAAGACGCCACCCGTGCGCGAGCGCATTGATTTGCCCGACGCCCGCCAGTACACGTCGTTCTGGTTCCGCGGCGGCGAGCACCTGTCGGTCTTCGGATTCGTGCTGACGCCGCGCCAGGGCGACACGCTGCGAGAACGATGCCGCAAGGCCCGCGCCGAAGGCAAGGCGGTCCGCGTGCGGGTCCACGTGGATTCGTCGCGCTACGCGGGCCAGATGGAGGTGGTGGAAGCGGTCATTCGCGGGGAGACCGCCGAGGAAGTGCTGCTCGTCGCGCACCTGTGCCACCCGCAGCCATCGGCCAACGACAACGCGTCGGGGGCGGGGGCGCTGATGGAAGTGGCGCGGGCCCTGGCCGCCTGCGTGGCCGACGGGCGGCTGGCCAAGCCGCGACGCACGCTGCGGTTCCTGTGGGTGCCGGAGATGTCGGGCACGTATGCGTATCTGGCGTCGCGCGAGCAGGATATTCCCCTCATGGTTGCGGGGCTGAACCTGGACATGGTGGGTGAGGATCAGGACCAGTGCGGCAGTTCGCTCCTGGTGGAGTCGCCGCCGGCGTCCATGAGCAGTTTCGCGCCGACCGTGGCGCGGCATATCCGCGACCTGCTGCTGGGCGACGCCAAGAGCCACGCGGGCCAGGGCGAGTTTCCGCTGTACCGGTACGCCGACACGCCTTTTTCGGGCGGGAGCGATCATTACATTCTGTCGGATCCCAGCGTGGGCGTGCCGACGCCGATGATCATCCAGTGGCCCGACCGGTATTACCACACGAGCGAGGACACGCTGGACAAAGTCAGCCCCAAGATGATGGGGACGGTGGCGGCGCTCGCGGCGGCCTACGGGTATTGGGTTGCGAACGCGGGGCCGAAGGAAGCCGAGTGGCTTGCCCACGAGATGACGGCTCGGTTCAAGGTGGACATCCTGCGGCGCGCCCAGGCGGCGATGGCAGCAGGGAGCAGCAAGGGCAGCGTGGCGAAATTGCGGCGAGAGGTGGCATTTGCCACGGCGCGGCAATCCGAGGCGCTGGCCACCTTGCGCCGCCTGGCTCCTGTGGATGTAGCGCCGTTCCAGGCGGAATGCGCGGCGTTCGCGGACGGCGAGTTGCGACGCGCGGCCTCGTTCCTGGGCGAGGAGGCGGGGGAGCCTGGCGCGCCGCCGTCGGGCGAGTGGGAGGAAAAGGCCGCCAGCCTGATTCCCGTGCGGCGGTTCCGGGGGCCGCTGTCGGTGGGCGATCTGCTCATCAAGCCGGGCGACCGCGAGGCCTTCCACCGTTTCAGCAAAGAGCATGAGGCATTCGGGCGGACGATGCCCGTCCTGGCGCTGTACTGGGCGGACGGCGAGCGGTCGCTATCGGACATCGCCGACCTCTTGGAGGCCGAGACGGGATCGCGGCAGACCCAGGCGCTGGTTCAGTACTTTGAACTCCTGGCGCGGGTGGGAGGTGTAGAACTCCGCCGCCGAGGAGATGGATAG
- a CDS encoding prepilin peptidase yields the protein MIVAAALLGYCVGVFLNLCADFLPAEPRQSPFQFPRCSACGAARRPLSLAGVIADWAGWSRCPQCGAGRGLRAPIVELATAAIFGFLAWRYGVGVQFVFLALYFAVLVLVTVTDLEHRLILDVVTYPAMGLALVASFFMPHMTPVKALIGGAIGFGLFFVLAVIARGGLGGGDVTLMGFVGLATGFPVVLVAILVGILLGGVGAGVMLALRRVGRKSAIAYGPYLVLGAAFALLYGREFILWYLAPYAR from the coding sequence ATGATAGTCGCAGCAGCGCTACTTGGATACTGCGTCGGCGTGTTCCTGAACCTGTGCGCCGATTTTCTTCCCGCCGAACCTCGGCAATCTCCCTTTCAGTTTCCCCGATGTTCTGCGTGCGGCGCGGCTCGGCGTCCGTTGAGCCTGGCGGGGGTGATCGCGGATTGGGCCGGGTGGAGTCGCTGTCCGCAGTGCGGTGCGGGGCGAGGGCTGCGCGCGCCCATCGTGGAACTGGCAACTGCTGCCATCTTCGGCTTCTTGGCCTGGCGATACGGGGTTGGGGTGCAGTTTGTCTTCCTGGCCCTCTACTTCGCGGTGCTTGTCCTGGTTACCGTTACGGACCTGGAGCACCGCCTGATTTTGGACGTGGTTACCTATCCGGCCATGGGGCTGGCGCTGGTGGCGAGTTTCTTCATGCCTCACATGACGCCGGTAAAGGCGCTCATTGGCGGGGCCATTGGTTTCGGGTTGTTCTTTGTGCTGGCCGTGATCGCCCGGGGCGGGCTGGGCGGTGGCGACGTTACGCTCATGGGGTTTGTGGGCCTGGCGACGGGGTTCCCGGTGGTGCTGGTGGCGATCCTGGTGGGCATCTTGCTCGGCGGGGTTGGAGCAGGGGTGATGTTGGCCCTGCGCCGCGTGGGTCGCAAGAGCGCCATCGCCTATGGCCCGTACCTGGTGCTGGGGGCCGCATTCGCGCTCCTGTACGGGCGCGAGTTCATCCTGTGGTATCTGGCACCCTATGCGCGCTAG